From a region of the Dermacentor silvarum isolate Dsil-2018 unplaced genomic scaffold, BIME_Dsil_1.4 Seq586, whole genome shotgun sequence genome:
- the LOC119435266 gene encoding uncharacterized protein LOC119435266, with amino-acid sequence MTSGKTWNLLKHLLNKGHTKSSQTKAADKIAKRDLKNSNEQEFMARLAERYMPLSSSHENDAESPGSPYTGADNPDLDETFTLEEIRTVLQNLNGTSVPGPDGISNKAFRNLDEDSIRFLADRINQVWDSCMVPPEWKHATPVLIPKPNKPSGVENLRPISLTSCVGKAAEHAVHNRISRFLEDKGLVPHTLIGFRPGLSTQDTMILIKHQIIDDPIRNPKAILGLDLEKAFDNLSHQYIVDTISELNLGARFHAYVKSFLDNRTATLGFADLSTETLSLGSKGTPQGSVISPMLFNLAMAGLAEKLGHIYGLEHTTYADDITMWVSKGTPGMVQYILQEAVNTVEEFLIPTGLRCSPTKSELLVRRPTQKGRRPYSIDFDYNQEITVQTNLGHAIPCVDKIRVLGMIVETKDVNASTVQKLITKTNNAIGLIRRIANRHRGLKEHNLVKLIHAFVTCHFAYVAAMLNWSRSERNRLNAQIRKVTKQALGIPTSTSNEKLGHLGIHNTLEEIAEAQQRAQLARLPTTPPGRTISAKLGFTQSNIKKDFADLPRDIRAKITVRPIPRNPWTSILHIEDPTPTLEQSSEQLKDDVMVATKSIQTNLKVDRMDSHLAHLLEGRKSLVDRYRLASRCLPVVNASPIDYPAYKGTPNPNLDKPLSTSEVKAVLHSLNGKSAQVQTESLIEN; translated from the exons ATGACATCGGGCAAAACCTGGAacctgctcaaacaccttcttAACAAGGGTCACACTAAGAGCTCCCAGACCAAGGCGGCTGACAAGATAGCGAAACGCGACCTCAAAAACTCCAACGAGCAGGAATTTATGGCAAGACTTGCCGAAAGATACATGCCACTCTCGAGCAGCCACGAAAACGACGCCGAATCACCCGGTTCCCCGTACACGGGAGCGGACAACCCCGACCTCGACGAAACCTTCACCCTGGAAGAAATCAGGACCGTCCTTCAAAACCTGAACGGCACATCGGTCCCAGGTCCCGACGGTATTAGTAACAAGGCCTTTCGTAACTTGGACGAAGACTCCATCCGGTTCCTAGCAGATCGAATCAATCAAGTCTGGGATTCCTGCATGGTCCCGCCGGAATGGAAGCACGCCACTCCGGTTCTCatcccaaagcccaacaagccctcGGGCGTCGAGAACCTTAGACCCatatcgctcacgtcgtgcgtgggTAAGGCGGCGGAACACGCCGTTCACAACAGAATCTCCAGATTCCTTGAAGACAAGGGACTGGTACCACACACCCTCATAGGATTTAGACCCGGTCTATCAACTCAAGACACCATGATTTTAATCAAGCACCAAATCATTGATGACCCCATTAGAAACCCCAAGGCCATTCTCGGGTTggatctcgagaaagcgtttgataaCCTATCTCACCAATACATTGTGGACACCATTTCTGAACTCAACCTCGGAGCTAGATTCCACGCGTACGTCAAGTCATTCTTGGATAATAGGACGGCTACGCTCGGATTTGCCGACCTCTCCACGGAGACACTCTCGCTAGGGAGCAAGGGCACCCCCCAAGGCTCGGTCATctcccctatgcttttcaaccttgcCATGGCGGGACTTGCCGAGAAACTGGGACATATCTATGGGCTCGAGCACACCacatacgcagacgacatcaccatgTGGGTCTCCAAAGGAACCCCTGGTATGGTGCAGTACATCTTGCAAGAAGCAGTTAACACTGTAGAAGAATTTCTAATTCCCACAGGACTCAGATGCTCGCCTACCAAGTCGGAGCTGCTCGTACGCAGACCCACGCAGAAGGGCCGAAGGCCATATTCAATAGACTTCGATTACAATCAGGAAATTACCGTACAAACCAATTTGGGACACGCCATCCCGTGCGTCGACAAAATCAGAGTATTGGGTATGATAGTAGAGACTAAAGACGTCAATGCCTCTACTGTTCAGAAGCTCATCACCAAGACTAACAACGCTATCGGGCTCATCAGAAGAATTGCCAATAGACACAGGGGCCTCAAGGAACATAATCTCGTCAAACTCATACACGCGTTCGTCACTTGTCACTTCGCTTACGTTGCGGCAATGCTCAATTGGTCAAGATCCGAAAGAAACAGACTCAATGCGCAAATCAGAAAGGtcaccaagcaagccctcggcattccgaccagcaccagcaacgagaagCTGGGGCACCTGGGCATACACAACACCCTGGAAGAAATTGCCGAGGCCCAGCAGCGCGCCCAGCTTGCTAGGCTTCCGACGACGCCTCCGGGGCGCACGATCTCAGCCAAGCTAGGCTTTACTCAATCAAACATAAAAAAAGACTTTGCGGACCTCCCACGGGACATCCGCGCTAAGATCACTGTCCGACCTATACCCAGAAAC CCATGGACTTCAATACTCCACATCGAGGACCCAACACCCACCCTGGAACAATCGTCAGAGCAGCTCAAAGATGATGTCATGGTAGCCACCAAGTCGATCCAGACCAACCTCAAGGTCGACAGGATGGACAGTCATCTGGCGCATCTTTTGGAAGGCAGAAAGTCCCTCGTCGACAGGT